A window from Fusobacterium sp. FSA-380-WT-3A encodes these proteins:
- a CDS encoding VOC family protein: MGFTHLAFKVDRKEKVDEMTENFRKNGYKIVGENRTTGDGCYESIILDPDGNRISWITKNN, from the coding sequence ATAGGATTTACACATCTAGCTTTTAAAGTTGATAGAAAAGAGAAAGTAGATGAGATGACAGAAAACTTTAGAAAAAATGGGTATAAAATAGTTGGTGAAAATAGAACTACAGGAGATGGATGCTATGAAAGCATAATTTTAGACCCAGATGGAAATAGAATTAGTTGGATAACTAAAAATAATTAG
- a CDS encoding efflux RND transporter permease subunit, protein MKMTDYSIKNTTVIRFLVFVLLIGGIFSYIKLGKLEDPEFKIKEALVITLYPQADAHTVELNVTDKIEEALNKIPNIDYLQSVSKPGYSEVKIKLDEGIDSDEVEQYWDNVRRKVSDAQLNLPLGVVPSIVLDDYGAVYGMFLAVTSDGYTYSELKRYTEYITKELNSIKGIAQVAQFGKPTDAIEVIIDREKINSMGISDKSISLTLLSQNLITGGGTIDYGDLRVNLRLNNEIKTMEELGELVIFSKKLPNGTDEIVRLKDIAQLKRDYVRPINQKMYYNDKMAMGISLSPVTGTNVVETGKLIDEKIEELKEKLPVGINIEKIYYQPDLVTSAINNFVLNLIMSVITVVGVLLLTMGMKSGLIIGSGLVLSILGTLIFMYILKIDMQRVSLGSFIIAMGMLVDNSIVIVDGVLVNRNKGMEMEDALKEACYKPALPLLGATIIAAIAFMPSYFMPTYAGEYVSSAFLIIGISLMLSWFLCLTQTPVYCKLYLENEPIKKESKKEKRFYKKCHRLLYALLRTRKTTLTILLGAFVVSCIMFFGIPRTFFPDSDKKGFTINMWAPEGSKVEVVEEKAKELSEYLRTDERVKDITITVGASPARYYIATLPEMPNPSFAQLIINVEKTKDVDIVGKKAMDYAQKNIIGVTTSVKKYPNGIPTQYPIEIAFAGPDPKVLKELSNKAINIMKKYPEVLNIKTNWRNKILTWEGDYSKINGKRANISPLDISTSLMRTTDGLPIGKLKENDNLVTVVLKENDGNKKNQIDNLEQTPIWGLNLSSEPLSSVIENSKLTYEEGQVLRRNRVRTMIVQCDVPIGVNAEEVRSKFNKEIEKIDLPKGYKMYWLGEYYEQDKNNMALMKAVPVPALMMLIICILLFGSVKIATLIFLSLPLAMIGIAPGLIITGKTFGFMSIVGFISLSGMMIKNIIVLVDEINYEIDILKKDKFTALIDSAISRIRSVGLAALTTIFGMIPLLWDPLYKDMAATIIFGLFASTILTLFIFPVIYSVVYNIKPNLRLKKYSRLFGGKNV, encoded by the coding sequence ATGAAAATGACAGATTATTCAATAAAAAATACAACAGTTATAAGATTTTTAGTTTTTGTATTGCTTATAGGTGGAATTTTTTCTTATATTAAACTTGGAAAATTAGAAGACCCAGAATTTAAAATAAAAGAAGCTTTAGTAATTACTCTTTATCCACAGGCAGATGCTCATACTGTGGAACTAAATGTCACAGATAAAATAGAGGAAGCACTAAATAAAATTCCTAACATAGATTATCTTCAAAGTGTTTCAAAACCAGGATATTCAGAGGTAAAAATTAAATTAGATGAGGGAATAGATAGTGATGAGGTAGAACAATATTGGGATAATGTAAGAAGAAAAGTTTCTGATGCTCAATTAAATTTACCTTTAGGAGTTGTTCCAAGTATTGTATTAGATGATTATGGGGCTGTTTATGGAATGTTTTTAGCAGTTACAAGTGATGGTTATACTTATTCAGAATTAAAAAGATATACTGAATATATAACTAAAGAATTAAATTCTATAAAAGGAATAGCTCAAGTGGCCCAATTTGGAAAACCTACAGATGCCATTGAAGTTATAATAGATAGAGAGAAAATAAATTCAATGGGAATAAGTGATAAAAGTATAAGTTTAACTCTTTTATCTCAAAATCTTATTACAGGTGGAGGAACTATTGATTATGGAGATTTGAGAGTAAATTTAAGATTAAATAATGAAATAAAAACAATGGAAGAACTTGGTGAGTTAGTAATTTTTTCTAAAAAATTACCAAATGGAACAGATGAAATTGTAAGATTAAAGGATATAGCACAGTTAAAAAGAGATTATGTAAGACCTATAAATCAAAAGATGTATTACAATGATAAAATGGCAATGGGAATTTCTCTTTCTCCTGTTACAGGAACAAATGTTGTAGAAACTGGAAAATTAATTGATGAAAAAATAGAAGAGTTAAAAGAAAAATTACCTGTGGGAATTAATATAGAAAAAATTTATTATCAACCAGATTTAGTAACTTCTGCAATAAATAATTTTGTATTAAATCTTATAATGTCAGTAATAACAGTTGTAGGAGTATTACTTCTTACAATGGGAATGAAAAGTGGACTTATAATAGGAAGTGGATTAGTTCTCTCAATATTGGGAACTTTAATTTTTATGTATATTTTAAAAATAGATATGCAAAGAGTTTCATTAGGTTCTTTTATTATAGCAATGGGAATGTTAGTAGATAACTCAATAGTTATTGTAGATGGTGTATTGGTAAATAGAAATAAGGGAATGGAAATGGAAGATGCCTTAAAAGAAGCTTGTTATAAACCAGCTCTTCCACTTTTAGGAGCTACAATTATAGCTGCTATAGCTTTTATGCCATCATATTTTATGCCAACATATGCTGGAGAATATGTGAGCTCAGCCTTTTTAATAATAGGAATTTCTCTTATGTTAAGTTGGTTTTTATGTCTTACTCAAACACCTGTATATTGTAAATTATATTTAGAAAATGAACCTATAAAAAAAGAAAGTAAAAAAGAAAAAAGATTTTATAAAAAATGTCATAGATTATTGTATGCTTTATTGAGAACAAGAAAAACAACTTTAACAATATTATTAGGGGCTTTTGTAGTTTCTTGTATAATGTTTTTTGGAATACCTAGAACATTTTTCCCAGACTCTGATAAAAAAGGATTTACTATTAATATGTGGGCACCTGAGGGAAGTAAAGTAGAAGTTGTTGAAGAGAAAGCTAAAGAGTTAAGTGAGTATTTAAGAACAGATGAAAGGGTAAAAGATATAACAATAACTGTTGGAGCTTCTCCAGCAAGATATTATATAGCTACATTACCAGAGATGCCAAATCCATCTTTTGCCCAATTAATAATTAATGTGGAAAAAACAAAAGATGTTGATATAGTAGGAAAAAAAGCTATGGATTATGCTCAAAAAAATATTATAGGAGTTACAACCAGTGTAAAAAAATATCCTAATGGAATTCCAACACAATATCCAATAGAGATTGCTTTTGCTGGTCCAGACCCAAAAGTTTTAAAAGAACTTTCCAATAAAGCTATAAATATAATGAAAAAATATCCAGAGGTTCTCAATATAAAAACAAACTGGAGAAATAAAATTTTAACTTGGGAGGGAGATTATTCAAAAATAAATGGAAAAAGAGCTAATATTTCACCTTTAGATATCAGTACTTCTCTTATGAGAACAACAGATGGATTACCTATTGGAAAATTAAAAGAAAATGATAACTTAGTAACAGTAGTTTTAAAAGAAAATGATGGAAATAAAAAAAATCAAATAGATAATCTAGAACAAACACCAATTTGGGGATTAAATCTTTCTTCTGAACCTCTATCTTCTGTGATTGAAAATAGTAAATTAACTTATGAAGAGGGGCAAGTATTGAGAAGAAATAGAGTGAGAACTATGATTGTTCAATGTGATGTTCCTATTGGAGTTAATGCTGAAGAAGTTAGAAGTAAGTTTAATAAAGAAATTGAAAAAATAGATTTACCAAAAGGATATAAGATGTATTGGCTAGGAGAATATTATGAACAAGATAAAAATAATATGGCTCTAATGAAAGCTGTACCTGTACCAGCACTTATGATGTTGATAATTTGTATATTGTTATTTGGTAGTGTGAAAATAGCAACTTTGATATTCTTGAGTTTACCACTAGCAATGATAGGAATTGCTCCAGGACTTATAATAACAGGAAAAACTTTTGGATTTATGTCCATAGTTGGATTTATATCTCTTTCAGGAATGATGATAAAAAATATAATAGTATTGGTTGATGAGATTAATTATGAAATTGATATATTGAAAAAAGATAAATTCACAGCTCTTATTGATTCAGCTATAAGTAGAATAAGGTCAGTAGGACTTGCTGCTCTAACAACAATTTTTGGTATGATTCCTTTACTTTGGGACCCATTATATAAAGATATGGCAGCAACAATAATATTTGGACTTTTTGCTTCTACAATTCTTACATTATTTATTTTTCCTGTTATTTATAGTGTAGTTTATAATATAAAACCAAATTTAAGATTAAAAAAATATTCAAGATTATTTGGAGGAAAAAATGTCTAG
- a CDS encoding Cof-type HAD-IIB family hydrolase — MKYKVVVSDLDGTLLNSNHEISAYTKETIREIIEKKGIKFIIATGRHFIDASCFMKQLGAESYLISSNGTNAHNEKGEILVEHIMDEKIVKELLNLKVEEDISVNIFTNDGWYVEKYFSEFEKYHKESGFSPNVVDFKNFNKKDVLKFCFIADDVKKIEKLENQIRKNPILKGEITITASLDICLEIMKNDVSKGKTLKEILDRGGFKLSETIAFGDGLNDEEMLSIVGKGLIMGNGSDKLKRALPNNEVILTTDEDGEAKYLRKIFLGE, encoded by the coding sequence ATGAAATATAAAGTAGTGGTAAGTGATTTAGATGGAACTTTATTAAATTCAAATCATGAAATTTCAGCTTACACAAAGGAAACTATAAGGGAAATAATTGAAAAAAAAGGTATAAAATTTATTATAGCCACAGGTAGACATTTTATAGATGCCTCTTGTTTTATGAAACAATTAGGAGCTGAATCTTATTTAATATCTTCTAATGGAACTAATGCTCACAATGAAAAAGGAGAGATTTTAGTTGAGCATATAATGGATGAAAAAATAGTAAAAGAGTTATTAAATTTAAAAGTTGAAGAGGATATTTCTGTAAATATCTTCACAAATGATGGTTGGTATGTAGAAAAATATTTTTCTGAGTTTGAAAAATATCATAAAGAATCTGGATTTTCTCCTAATGTAGTAGACTTTAAAAACTTTAATAAAAAAGATGTATTAAAATTTTGTTTTATAGCTGATGATGTGAAAAAAATAGAAAAATTAGAAAATCAAATAAGAAAAAATCCGATACTTAAAGGTGAGATAACTATTACAGCTTCTTTAGATATATGTTTAGAGATTATGAAAAATGATGTATCAAAAGGAAAAACTCTAAAAGAGATATTGGATAGAGGAGGATTTAAATTATCTGAAACAATTGCTTTTGGAGATGGACTTAATGATGAAGAGATGTTAAGTATTGTAGGAAAAGGATTGATTATGGGTAATGGAAGTGATAAATTAAAAAGAGCTTTACCTAATAATGAAGTAATACTAACAACAGATGAAGATGGAGAAGCAAAATATCTAAGAAAAATATTTTTGGGAGAATAA
- a CDS encoding TolC family protein, with product MMKFLLMLSFIFVVGCTNNQPVKNMELEKNKPKIENKSTKNPKIYIQDISVAEAILTARERNLDLEIKRLESEISTLDRKIAFSNFLPSINFGGGYTKLDDDINIGVNTYGLGSSFGLPDILGMRAVDKSFYTYSINAQVPIFVPSTWYLYSARKKGENISQIVEELADKMLQLQVMGEYYYILALESERETLENQLKSAKELQRKVEVSLKVGSVLPWELEKSKTLVATKEFLLDKNKRDLEIAKMSLKRTLNMDMSTDIRLQNIDTNIKKLSSLDECIYKAINQNEKLIIIEEQKNIGEDIKKIAISNFLPKIILGGGYGNNSNEILMDSDFLYGNVSGIVSIFNGFRNINEYKKAVRNQKIGELKLEKEYMTTILETAKAYKNVENAQEILKIANMNFNSEKGKLKQKKTEKNVDLIDNEEYYKALADYEKAFSDREKAKYQYEMAVGTLKIVMGENPFEEEVK from the coding sequence ATGATGAAATTTTTATTGATGTTATCTTTTATTTTTGTTGTGGGATGTACCAATAATCAGCCTGTAAAAAATATGGAATTAGAAAAAAATAAACCTAAAATAGAAAATAAAAGTACAAAAAATCCCAAAATTTATATACAAGATATTTCTGTTGCTGAAGCTATATTAACAGCTAGAGAAAGAAATTTAGATTTAGAAATTAAAAGACTAGAAAGTGAAATTTCAACTTTAGATAGAAAAATAGCTTTCAGTAATTTTTTACCCTCAATTAATTTTGGTGGAGGATATACAAAATTAGATGACGATATAAATATTGGGGTAAATACTTACGGACTAGGTAGTTCTTTTGGATTACCTGATATTTTAGGAATGAGAGCAGTGGATAAATCTTTCTATACTTATAGCATAAATGCTCAAGTTCCTATATTTGTTCCATCTACTTGGTATTTATATAGTGCTAGAAAAAAAGGAGAAAATATTTCACAGATTGTGGAGGAGTTAGCAGATAAGATGTTACAGTTACAAGTTATGGGAGAATATTATTATATACTTGCTTTAGAATCAGAAAGAGAAACTTTAGAAAATCAATTAAAATCAGCTAAAGAACTTCAAAGAAAAGTAGAAGTTTCATTAAAAGTTGGCAGTGTATTACCTTGGGAGTTAGAAAAATCAAAAACTTTAGTGGCGACTAAAGAATTTTTATTGGATAAAAATAAAAGAGATTTAGAAATAGCAAAGATGAGTTTAAAAAGAACTTTAAATATGGATATGTCAACAGATATAAGACTACAAAATATAGATACAAATATAAAAAAATTATCCTCTTTAGATGAGTGTATATATAAAGCTATAAATCAAAATGAAAAATTGATAATCATAGAGGAACAAAAAAATATTGGAGAAGATATTAAGAAAATAGCCATATCAAATTTTTTACCTAAGATTATTTTAGGTGGAGGATATGGAAATAATAGTAATGAAATTTTAATGGATTCAGATTTTTTATATGGAAATGTTTCAGGAATTGTAAGTATATTTAATGGATTTAGAAATATTAATGAATATAAAAAAGCAGTAAGAAATCAAAAAATAGGAGAATTAAAATTAGAAAAAGAGTATATGACAACTATTTTAGAAACTGCAAAAGCTTATAAAAATGTAGAAAATGCTCAAGAAATTTTAAAAATAGCCAATATGAATTTTAATTCTGAAAAAGGAAAATTAAAACAGAAAAAAACAGAAAAAAATGTTGATTTAATAGATAATGAGGAATATTACAAAGCTTTAGCTGATTATGAAAAAGCTTTTAGTGATAGAGAAAAAGCAAAATATCAATATGAAATGGCAGTAGGAACATTAAAAATAGTTATGGGAGAAAATCCTTTTGAGGAGGAAGTAAAATAA
- a CDS encoding TetR/AcrR family transcriptional regulator, whose protein sequence is MSRKIVFYKKKIFNKAFEIFLEEGMDKVTARNIAKIVNCSTTPIYSYYQSMEELKKELINHLLEVIKKYTDYSYTENEYINQSIGFCRFAKERKKIFLSIHRDKEFLENIILNFSKKDENYNLENWWIFVYGYSVLIGNSYISPDLDEIKNTLITNQNIILKKNEIN, encoded by the coding sequence ATGTCTAGAAAAATAGTTTTTTATAAAAAGAAAATCTTTAATAAAGCCTTTGAAATTTTTTTAGAAGAGGGAATGGACAAGGTTACAGCTAGGAATATAGCCAAGATTGTGAATTGCTCAACAACTCCAATTTATAGTTACTATCAATCAATGGAAGAATTGAAGAAAGAATTGATAAATCATCTGCTTGAGGTGATTAAAAAATATACTGATTATTCCTACACAGAAAATGAATATATAAATCAAAGTATAGGATTTTGTAGATTTGCCAAAGAAAGAAAAAAGATATTTTTATCAATTCATAGAGATAAGGAGTTTTTAGAAAATATTATTTTAAATTTTTCTAAAAAAGATGAAAATTATAATTTGGAAAATTGGTGGATTTTTGTTTATGGATATTCGGTACTTATAGGTAATTCATATATATCTCCAGATTTAGACGAAATAAAAAATACTTTAATAACAAATCAAAATATTATTTTAAAGAAAAATGAAATTAATTGA
- a CDS encoding YeiH family protein, whose product MKNITKILPGFIFSLIIAGVSKYLEDLLPIHLVGASVIALFIGMAINHFYQPTELIQVGLKFTSKKILKFAIILLGASLSIGTVVNIGKMSLTIMLFTLFTCFGGGYVIGKLLGLNWKLSNLISAGTGICGGSAIAAISPVIDAKDSDIAYAMSATFIFDMVMIILFPIIGKWMGLSDIAYGLWAGTAVNDTSSVVAAGYAFSEAAGDFATMVKLTRTLSIIPVVIIFAVINMRLKQKENVNAEASVKTKSYVLTIFPWFIFGFIGLAIINSFGIIPSSLSNFLKESSKFLMVAALASIGLNTSFREMRKSGTSPMIHGFIVSLLVVIVALFVEYAIGLI is encoded by the coding sequence ATGAAAAATATCACAAAAATATTACCAGGATTTATTTTTTCTTTAATAATTGCAGGGGTTTCTAAATATTTAGAAGACTTATTACCTATCCACTTAGTAGGAGCTTCAGTTATTGCTCTTTTTATAGGAATGGCTATCAATCATTTTTATCAACCAACTGAATTAATTCAAGTAGGTTTAAAATTTACTTCTAAGAAAATTTTAAAATTTGCCATTATATTATTAGGAGCTTCTTTAAGTATTGGAACTGTTGTTAATATTGGAAAAATGTCTTTAACTATAATGTTATTTACTTTGTTTACATGTTTTGGTGGAGGATATGTAATTGGAAAATTATTAGGACTAAATTGGAAACTTTCTAATCTTATTTCAGCAGGAACTGGTATATGTGGTGGTTCAGCTATTGCTGCTATATCTCCTGTTATAGATGCAAAAGATAGTGATATTGCTTATGCTATGTCAGCTACATTTATTTTCGATATGGTTATGATTATTTTATTCCCTATAATTGGAAAATGGATGGGATTATCTGATATTGCCTATGGTTTATGGGCTGGTACTGCTGTTAATGATACTTCTAGTGTTGTGGCTGCTGGATATGCTTTTAGTGAAGCTGCTGGAGATTTTGCTACAATGGTAAAACTTACTAGAACTTTATCTATAATTCCTGTTGTTATTATTTTTGCTGTTATCAATATGCGTTTAAAACAAAAAGAAAATGTTAATGCTGAAGCTAGTGTAAAAACAAAATCATATGTTTTAACTATTTTCCCTTGGTTTATTTTTGGATTTATAGGTTTAGCTATTATAAATAGTTTTGGAATAATTCCTTCTTCACTTTCAAATTTTCTTAAAGAATCAAGTAAATTTTTAATGGTTGCTGCTCTTGCTTCTATTGGACTTAATACAAGCTTTAGAGAAATGAGAAAGTCTGGTACTTCTCCTATGATACATGGATTTATTGTATCTTTATTAGTTGTAATTGTAGCATTATTTGTAGAATATGCCATTGGACTTATATAA
- a CDS encoding lipopolysaccharide kinase InaA family protein, translated as MELKLFFDENTENKIILGELIEDKYKEEKVFTKKYNREVYLLKIDNTDYVLKKEVFKGPFALKNKIKMMYKNIKKLREKGFENTYNVKVIAEEKVHPFLKNIYYVTDYIKGDTPKSKEDFEEVMQLIVKLHELGHYHGDCKPENFVKTEDGKMVMIDSKFRRAIFSKLGMYKDVLRLQRFSDNSLDLNKYFRKYKRHFLYYIAILLIYRRDIFRRKNDFWKKVL; from the coding sequence ATGGAATTGAAATTATTTTTTGATGAAAACACTGAGAATAAAATTATTCTTGGAGAGCTAATCGAAGATAAGTATAAAGAAGAAAAAGTTTTTACTAAAAAATATAATAGGGAGGTATATCTATTAAAAATAGATAATACTGATTATGTTTTAAAAAAAGAAGTTTTTAAAGGACCTTTTGCACTAAAAAATAAAATAAAAATGATGTATAAAAATATAAAAAAATTAAGAGAAAAGGGATTTGAGAATACTTATAATGTAAAAGTAATAGCAGAAGAAAAAGTACATCCATTTCTTAAAAATATATACTATGTTACTGACTATATAAAAGGAGATACCCCTAAAAGTAAAGAGGATTTTGAAGAGGTAATGCAACTTATAGTTAAATTACATGAATTGGGACATTACCATGGGGATTGTAAACCAGAGAATTTTGTAAAGACTGAAGATGGAAAAATGGTAATGATAGATAGTAAATTTAGAAGAGCTATTTTTAGTAAGCTTGGAATGTATAAAGATGTTTTGAGATTACAAAGATTTTCAGACAATAGTTTGGATTTAAATAAATATTTTAGAAAATACAAAAGACATTTTTTATACTATATAGCTATCTTATTAATTTATAGAAGAGATATTTTTAGAAGAAAAAATGATTTTTGGAAAAAAGTATTATAA
- a CDS encoding LysR family transcriptional regulator, whose translation MLDYRMITFLKLCEKMNYRLTAEELHMTQPAVTQHIHYLEEEYNCKLFNYDKKKLEKTESCLILEEYAKSAYYNHIKIKEIINSEKKIKIRMGVTKTIGEFVINEKIRKMFENINYDFSLVIDNTKKLLELLEKNQLDFVLVEGIFDKNKYEYELYKKDEFIGICSKKHRFFNKEVKIEELFDENIIIREKGSGTRAILEQILENKNFSLNSFKKQISISNFSLIGEFVQENLGISFVYESFTKKYKDIGRFFLKEKIEREYNYVTLKNTFAKNYIEIFKNI comes from the coding sequence ATGTTAGATTATAGAATGATAACTTTTTTAAAACTATGTGAAAAAATGAATTATAGATTGACAGCAGAGGAGTTACATATGACACAGCCAGCAGTCACTCAACATATTCATTATTTAGAAGAGGAGTATAATTGTAAACTTTTTAATTATGACAAAAAGAAGTTAGAAAAGACAGAGAGTTGTCTTATATTAGAAGAGTATGCAAAATCAGCTTATTATAATCATATAAAAATAAAGGAGATTATAAATTCTGAGAAAAAAATAAAAATAAGAATGGGAGTAACAAAAACAATAGGGGAATTTGTAATAAATGAGAAAATAAGAAAGATGTTTGAAAATATTAATTATGATTTTTCTTTAGTAATTGATAACACAAAAAAATTATTGGAACTTTTAGAAAAAAATCAATTAGATTTTGTTTTGGTAGAGGGAATTTTTGATAAAAATAAATATGAATATGAGCTTTATAAAAAAGATGAATTTATAGGAATTTGTAGTAAAAAGCATAGATTTTTTAATAAAGAAGTGAAGATAGAAGAATTATTTGATGAAAATATTATAATAAGAGAAAAGGGCTCTGGAACTAGAGCTATTTTAGAACAAATTTTAGAAAATAAAAATTTTTCATTGAATTCTTTTAAAAAACAAATTTCTATAAGTAATTTTTCTTTGATAGGGGAGTTTGTACAAGAAAATTTAGGGATATCTTTTGTCTATGAATCATTTACAAAAAAATATAAAGATATAGGAAGATTCTTTTTAAAAGAAAAAATAGAGAGGGAATATAATTATGTAACTTTGAAAAATACTTTTGCAAAAAATTATATAGAAATTTTTAAGAATATATAA
- a CDS encoding efflux RND transporter periplasmic adaptor subunit, protein MKKKFLLIGFLLIFMLGCEERESKPLIRPVEVYNVESISNEIVKEYPGIVSAKNETSLAFKISGPLEKLNVEVGSFVKRGDIIGKLDKRDYILQEEIYKNKVIMAESGYNSSKAISKNAKQQFERIEKLYKTKNLPKKSYDEAVAKVKSAIAGEKASFAQYKEALKGLENAKNQLKDTVLIAPYDGYISSKFCDEGSVVGAGHPIVKISSLEKKRIKINISEKEIKEFSKITNGKFLYNGTEKDIEIAEIGKVKGIVNLSYPVVFKFLEDDIDIPVDSQGIVKVDFENEKTKGMIIPIEAIFEKDNQTKVWIFLNGVVNEKNIKIISPYSDGKVVVEGLNIGDKVVSRGVHELSNNQQVELLKSFSETNVGKVL, encoded by the coding sequence ATGAAAAAGAAATTTTTATTAATAGGATTTTTATTAATTTTTATGTTAGGGTGTGAGGAAAGGGAAAGTAAACCTTTGATAAGACCTGTAGAAGTTTACAATGTAGAAAGTATATCCAATGAAATAGTGAAAGAATATCCAGGAATTGTGTCAGCAAAAAATGAAACTTCATTGGCTTTTAAAATTTCTGGTCCTCTTGAAAAACTAAATGTAGAAGTTGGGAGTTTTGTAAAAAGAGGGGATATAATAGGGAAATTGGATAAAAGAGATTATATATTACAAGAGGAGATTTACAAAAATAAGGTGATAATGGCTGAAAGTGGATACAACTCTTCAAAAGCTATTAGTAAAAATGCAAAACAACAATTTGAAAGAATAGAAAAACTTTATAAGACAAAAAATTTACCTAAAAAATCTTATGACGAAGCAGTAGCTAAAGTAAAATCAGCAATAGCTGGAGAAAAAGCCTCTTTTGCTCAATATAAAGAAGCATTAAAAGGATTGGAAAATGCTAAAAATCAACTTAAAGATACAGTGTTGATAGCCCCTTATGATGGATATATAAGTAGTAAATTTTGTGATGAAGGCTCAGTAGTAGGAGCAGGACATCCTATTGTAAAAATTTCATCTTTAGAGAAGAAAAGAATAAAAATAAATATATCAGAAAAAGAGATAAAGGAATTTTCAAAAATAACTAATGGGAAATTTTTGTATAATGGGACAGAGAAAGATATAGAAATTGCTGAAATTGGAAAAGTTAAAGGTATTGTAAATTTAAGTTATCCTGTAGTTTTTAAATTTTTAGAAGATGATATAGATATTCCTGTAGATTCTCAAGGGATAGTAAAAGTAGATTTTGAAAATGAAAAAACTAAAGGAATGATAATTCCTATTGAAGCTATTTTTGAAAAAGATAATCAAACAAAAGTTTGGATTTTCTTAAATGGAGTTGTCAATGAAAAGAATATAAAAATAATTTCTCCTTATTCAGATGGAAAAGTAGTAGTAGAAGGATTAAATATAGGAGATAAAGTAGTTTCAAGAGGAGTTCATGAATTAAGTAATAATCAACAGGTTGAACTTTTAAAATCATTTTCAGAAACAAATGTAGGAAAAGTTTTATAG
- a CDS encoding TetR/AcrR family transcriptional regulator — MRQKEKNTISQYKIFQAALEEFGNYSYDKSSINRICEIGKISKGVMYHYFKEKDELYLLCVKYCFDLMVDYYKENLNEDLGWRRGIKTFLEIRYKFFTKYPNMQKIFFNTLIGEPKHLVNEIANIKKEFDEFTFNFARKNILKMKIRENLEVEDIIAFIEFTQNGLNEKLHKKVQETGDIEKVFEEYDENIEKWLDILLYGIVKND, encoded by the coding sequence ATGAGACAAAAAGAAAAAAATACAATATCACAGTATAAAATATTTCAGGCTGCTTTGGAAGAATTTGGAAACTATAGTTATGATAAATCTTCTATAAATAGGATTTGTGAAATTGGAAAAATATCAAAAGGAGTGATGTATCATTATTTTAAAGAGAAAGATGAGCTTTATCTTTTATGTGTAAAGTATTGTTTTGATTTGATGGTAGATTACTATAAAGAAAACTTAAACGAGGATTTAGGTTGGAGAAGAGGGATAAAAACTTTCTTAGAAATAAGATATAAATTTTTTACTAAATATCCAAATATGCAAAAAATATTTTTTAATACTTTAATAGGGGAACCAAAACATCTTGTTAATGAAATAGCTAATATAAAAAAAGAATTTGATGAATTTACTTTTAACTTTGCTAGAAAAAATATATTAAAGATGAAAATTAGAGAAAATTTAGAAGTTGAAGATATTATAGCTTTTATTGAATTTACTCAAAATGGTTTAAATGAAAAACTACATAAAAAAGTACAGGAAACAGGAGATATAGAAAAAGTATTTGAAGAATATGATGAAAATATAGAAAAATGGTTGGATATATTATTATATGGAATTGTAAAAAATGATTAA